The Dunckerocampus dactyliophorus isolate RoL2022-P2 chromosome 1, RoL_Ddac_1.1, whole genome shotgun sequence genome has a segment encoding these proteins:
- the ccdc22 gene encoding coiled-coil domain-containing protein 22 isoform X2, translating to MEEVDKILIHALKQVGTELSEEIDSVKSFTSELIVEAVVRCIRVIDPGLGSALPTTLPPGMSARFRVGMSLAQACQDIGYKGEIGYQTFLYSSETEIRSLLMFLVEKLPRESAEASDQPTGKSAVLQRAIASAIKAQLVAPWLPPNCRLPLHGETQTSGALYSFHSQHLSLPHCVRDPRKKPQKEVNDYQRDFLRPVTAQLSHNASVVASILEQHTAELSAAQEWDNEWNSQGLLSRLTPQDYRARKRTRLRKRIEEQLRSAALPSAESAFGALGSTSDLSDMLQAFKGSASSDHILTKGSHFTHSKKFAFTQEVETVASAVRQTDNHQSQQEELASLQQQFQQLCIDVDQLTTELKHTSVTNAQVLDEMKQRELHNSEEEEKIQVKKKTIDLLPDAENNLLKLQGLVEAGAKRVVNLASQWEKHRAPLIDEHRRLREICSNQDMESSRKLSEIKVLHDKIRVSTEEAKKKEEIYKQLVSELENLPKDVSRAAYTQRILEIVSNIKKQKEEITKHSNTEHLLN from the exons ATGGAAGAAGTTGACAAGATCTTAATTCACGCCTTAAAACAAGTCGGAAC GGAGCTGAGTGAGGAGATTGACAGCGTCAAAAGTTTCACTAGCGAGCTGATAGTGGAGGCGGTAGTGAGATGTATCCGGGTTATCGATCCCGGTCTTGGCAGCGCATTGCCAACCACCCTCCCTCCCGGCATGTCTGCCCGCTTCAGAGTGGGCATGAGCCTGGCACAGGCCTGTCAG gaCATCGGTTACAAAGGTGAGATAGGTTATCAAACCTTCCTGTACAGCAGCGAGACAGAGATTCGCTCCCTGCTCATGTTCCTTGTGGAGAAACTGCCTAGAGAAAGTGCAGAGGCCTCTGACCAGCCAACAG GCAAATCCGCAGTCCTTCAGAGAGCCATTGCTTCTGCCATTAAAGCCCAGCTGGTTGCACCCTGGCTCCCTCCAAACTGCAGGCTGCCACTGCATGGTGAAACACAA ACTTCAGGAGCATTGTACAGCTTCCATAGCCAACACCTCAGTTTACCCCACTGTGTTAGAGATCCACGAAAGAAACCACAGAAAG AGGTAAATGACTACCAGCGGGATTTTCTCCGTCCTGTAACTGCTCAGCTCTCTCATAATGCCTCTGTGGTGGCGTCCATACTGGAGCAGCACACAGCTGAGCTCAGTGCTGCACAGGAATGGGACAATGAGTGGAACAGCCAGGGACTTCTGTCACGTCTTACACCGCAG GACTACAGGGCCCGAAAACGGACTCGCCTGCGTAAACGGATCGAGGAGCAGTTGCGCTCTGCTGCCCTTCCTTCTGCGGAAAGCGCCTTTGGTGCTCTTGGCTCCACCTCAGATTTGTCTGACATGTTGCAAGCCTTTAAAGGCTCCGCCTCTTCTGACCACATCCTAACAAAGGGCTCGCACTTTACCCACTCCAAGAAGTTTGCTTTTACACAG GAAGTAGAAACAGTGGCGTCGGCTGTGCGGCAGACAGATAACCATCAAAGTCAGCAGGAGGAGCTGGCTTCTCTGCAGCAGCAATTTCAGCAACTGTGCATTGATGTGGACCAACTAACCACCGAACTGAAGCACACGAGTGTCACAAATGCCCAG GTTCTTGATGAGATGAAGCAGCGAGAGCTGCACAAcagtgaggaggaggaaaagatACAGGTGAAGAAGAAAACCATTGACTTGTTGCCAGATGCTGAGAACAACTTATTGAAGCTTCAG GGTCTCGTGGAGGCCGGTGCCAAGCGGGTGGTGAACCTGGCTTCTCAGTGGGAGAAACATCGCGCTCCACTCATCGACGAACACCGTAGACTGAGAGAAATCTGCAGTAACCAGGAT ATGGAATCTTCCAGAAAGCTGTCTGAAATCAAGGTTTTACATGACAAAATCCGTGTGTCAACAGAGGAGGCCAAGAAGAAGGAGGAAATATACAAAcagctg GTATCAGAGTTAGAAAATCTTCCCAAGGATGTGTCTCGggcagcatacacacagaggatTCTGGAGATTGTGAGCAACATCAAGAAACAGAAGGAAGAAATTACCAAG CACAGCAACACGGAGCATTTGTTGAACTAG